Proteins encoded together in one Telopea speciosissima isolate NSW1024214 ecotype Mountain lineage chromosome 6, Tspe_v1, whole genome shotgun sequence window:
- the LOC122665482 gene encoding protein HIRA-like: MRCDKPIWIRHEGMQLFSIDIQPGGLRFATGGGDHKVRIWNMKCLDKDSENDQSTQTLLATLRDHFGSVNCVRWAKHGRYVASGSDDQVILIHERKPGSGTTEFGSGEPPDVENWKVIMTLRGHTADVVDLNWSPDDSILASGSLDNTIHIWSMSNGICTAVLRGHSSLVKGVAWDPIGSFIASQSDDKTVIIWRTSDWSLAHRTDGHWAKSLGSTFFRRLGWSPCGHFITTTHGFQKPRHSAPVLERGEWSATFDFLGHNAPVIVVRFNHSMFRRNFLNGQEVKAAPVGWSNGASKAAAKESLPYNVIAIGSQDRTVTVWTTASARPLFVAKHFFTQSVVDLTWSPDGYSLFACSLDGTVATFHFEVKELGHRINDAELDELKRNRYGDARGRQANLAESPAQLLLEAASAKQSAGKKITAVVQPNHTSVKSSGDPGSTNVSQTLLKSSDSQLDEGKKNGGASGDGLNKVPSSVRISSPVKQREYRRPDGRKRIIPEAVGVPVHQESNYGGAAAQVLDFHPADQRIGDSGGLLADVASREGSLKRPFSGNPEANHSGVKERSGIIARATISESLVIEKVPVSAGADGTISVEKSGIVKASGSQLACCTALSIRVFDKKEREDCIPVCLEARPVERAVNDMVGIGNTFTTRETEVICTRGAETLWSDRVSGKVTVLAGNSNFWAVGCEDGCLQVIF; this comes from the exons ATGAGATGCGACAAGCCAATTTGGATTAGACATGAAGGAATGCAATTATTTTCAATTGACATCCAACCTGGTGGGCTTAGGTTTGCAACTGGTGGCGGAGATCACAAG GTGCGGATATGGAACATGAAATGTTTGGATAAGGATTCAGAAAATGACCAATCAACTCAGACACTGCTAGCTACACTCCGTGATCACTTTGGGTCAGTTAACTGTGTTAGGTGGGCAAAGCATGGCAGGTATGTTGCGTCAGGATCTGATGATCAGGTGATCCTAATTCATGAGAGGAAGCCTGGGTCAGGCACAACTGAATTTGGTAGTGGAGAGCCCCCGGATGTCGAGAACTGGAAAGTCATAATGACTTTGAGGGGACACACTGCAGATGTG GTAGATCTTAATTGGTCTCCAGATGACTCAATATTGGCTAGTGGGAGTTTGGATAACACAATTCATATTTGGAGCATGAGCAATGGAATCTGCACTGCTGTCTTGAGGGGTCACTCAAGCCTGGTTAAAGGTGTTGCTTGGGATCCCATTGGTTCTTTCATCGCAAGCCAATCAGATGACAAGACTGTCATTATCTGGAGAACAAGCGATTGGAGTCTTGCCCATAGGACAGATGGGCATTGGGCGAAATCT CTTGGTTCCACTTTTTTTAGGCGGCTCGGATGGTCACCTTGTGGCCATTTTATCACCACAACTCATGGTTTTCAGAAGCCCAGGCATTCTGCACCTGTATTGGAAAGGGGGGAATGGTCTGCCACTTTTGATTTCTTAGGGCATAATGCCCCGGTTATAGTGGTGAGATTCAACCACTCTATGTTCCGGAGGAACTTCTTAAATGGTCAGGAAGTAAAAGCTGCACCTGTTGGATGGTCTAATGGGGCCTCTAAGGCTGCGGCAAAAGAATCGCTGCCATACAATGTGATTGCAATTGGAAGTCAGGACCGTACTGTAACTGTATGGACAACTGCAAGTGCTCGTCCTCTCTTTGTTGCCAAGCATTTCTTCACTCAAAGTGTGGTAGATTTAACATG GAGTCCTGATGGTTATTCACTATTTGCGTGTTCCTTGGATGGGACGGTGGCAACTTTCCACTTTGAGGTTAAAGAGCTTGGCCACCGAATAAATGATGCTGAATTGGATGAGTTAAAAAGAAACCGCTATGGTGATGCTAGAGGACGACAGGCAAACTTAGCTGAAAGCCCAGCACAGTTATTGCTAGAAGCAGCATCTGCTAAGCAATCTGCTGGTAAAAAGATCACTGCTGTTGTCCAGCCAAACCACACATCTGTAAAATCTTCAGGGGATCCTGGTAGCACAAATGTTAGTCAGACGCTTCTAAAGTCTTCTGATTCCCAACTTgatgaaggaaagaaaaatggaggAGCCAGTGGTGATGGATTAAACAAAGTACCAAGTTCTGTCCGGATTTCTAGTCCTGTAAAGCAAAGGGAGTATAGGCGGCCTGATGGCAGAAAGAGGATTATTCCAGAAGCAGTTGGTGTACCTGTTCACCAGGAAAGTAACTATGGTGGGGCCGCAGCTCAAGTGCTTGACTTCCATCCTGCAGATCAGCGAATAGGTGATAGTGGGGGGCTTCTTGCTGATGTTGCCAGCAGGGAAGGTTCTCTTAAAAGACCGTTTAGTGGAAACCCTGAAGCAAACCATTCTGGTGTTAAAGAACGTTCCGGGATCATTGCTAGGGCGACCATTAGTGAAAGCCTTGTTATTGAAAAGGTTCCAGTCTCTGCAGGTGCAGATGGGACAATCAGTGTAGAAAAGTCTGGAATTGTGAAGGCTTCTGGTTCACAGCTTGCTTGCTGCACTGCTCTTTCAATCAGGGTCTTTgataagaaagaaagggaagattGCATTCCAGTTTGCTTGGAAGCTCGCCCTGTAGAAAGAGCTGTTAATGACATGGTTGGGATTGGAAATACATTTACGACTAGAGAAACAGAAGTAATATGCACAAGAGGGGCTGAAACACTTTGGTCTGACAGAGTGTCTGGGAAAGTAACTGTCTTAGCTGGAAATTCAAATTTCTGGGCTGTTGGGTGTGAAGATGGTTGTTTACAGGTAATTTTTTAA